Proteins found in one Candidatus Binatia bacterium genomic segment:
- a CDS encoding CTP synthase, with amino-acid sequence MAERGRKRETKFIFITGGVVSSLGKGLASASLGALLEARGLRVTMMKMDPYINVDPGTMSPFQHGEVFVTDDGAEADLDLGHYERYVSTRMGQKNNFTSGRVYHSVIEKERRGEYLGGTVQVIPHVTDEIKERLLAGAAGYDVACCEIGGTVGDIESLPFLEAIRQFRWDRGREHVLYVHLTLVPYISTAGEVKTKPTQHSVKELTGLGISPDILLCRTEREFGPKIKEKIALFCNVDKASVITAVDVPSIYEVPLRLHEEGLDERVCEKLNMWTGAPNLKSWRKVVSTIRDAKETVRIAMVGKYTDLTDSYKSLNEALVHGGIANECAVDIEHYDSEQVEADGLSDEIKSADAILVPMGFGPRGTEGKISTVRHAREEGIPYLGICFGMQMSVIEFARHVCGLEGANSTEVDPDTPHPVIHLMSDQEDVTAKGGTMRLGAYPCQLTAGSIAAKVYGKRKISERHRHRWEFNNDYKAELEKKGLVFSGLSPDGGLVEVVELRDHPWFVASQFHPEFKSRPLDCHPIFREYVRAALNHKTREKGHQPLLLSSVAAGSPVR; translated from the coding sequence ATGGCTGAACGCGGGCGAAAACGGGAGACGAAGTTCATCTTTATCACGGGCGGAGTGGTTTCTTCGCTCGGGAAGGGGCTGGCGTCGGCATCTCTGGGCGCGTTGCTCGAAGCGAGAGGGCTTCGAGTGACGATGATGAAGATGGATCCGTACATCAACGTCGATCCGGGCACGATGAGTCCGTTCCAGCACGGTGAGGTCTTCGTCACCGACGACGGTGCCGAGGCGGATCTCGATCTGGGCCACTACGAGCGATACGTCTCGACGCGGATGGGCCAGAAGAACAACTTCACGAGTGGTCGCGTCTACCACTCGGTCATCGAGAAGGAACGCAGAGGCGAGTACCTCGGTGGTACGGTGCAGGTGATCCCGCACGTGACCGACGAGATCAAAGAGCGACTCCTCGCCGGCGCGGCCGGTTACGACGTCGCGTGCTGCGAGATCGGCGGCACCGTCGGTGATATCGAGAGCTTGCCGTTCCTGGAGGCGATTCGTCAGTTCCGTTGGGATCGCGGCCGCGAGCACGTTTTGTACGTTCATCTCACGCTCGTGCCGTACATCAGCACGGCGGGCGAGGTGAAGACGAAGCCTACGCAGCACAGCGTGAAGGAACTGACGGGCCTCGGCATCTCGCCCGACATCCTGCTCTGCCGCACCGAGCGCGAGTTCGGTCCGAAGATCAAAGAGAAGATCGCTCTCTTCTGTAACGTCGACAAGGCCTCGGTGATCACCGCAGTCGATGTTCCGTCGATCTACGAGGTCCCGCTGAGGCTGCACGAGGAAGGTCTCGACGAGCGCGTCTGCGAAAAGCTCAACATGTGGACCGGCGCTCCGAACTTGAAGAGCTGGCGGAAGGTCGTCTCTACGATCCGGGACGCCAAAGAGACCGTCCGCATCGCGATGGTCGGCAAGTACACGGACCTCACCGACTCGTACAAGAGCTTGAACGAGGCTCTCGTCCACGGCGGGATTGCAAACGAGTGCGCCGTCGACATCGAGCACTATGATTCCGAGCAGGTCGAGGCCGACGGCCTAAGCGACGAGATCAAGAGCGCCGACGCGATCCTCGTTCCGATGGGCTTCGGCCCCCGCGGCACCGAGGGCAAGATCTCCACGGTCAGGCACGCACGCGAAGAGGGCATTCCCTACCTCGGGATCTGCTTCGGGATGCAGATGTCGGTCATCGAGTTCGCCCGCCACGTGTGCGGACTCGAGGGCGCGAACTCCACGGAAGTCGATCCGGACACCCCGCATCCGGTGATCCACCTCATGTCCGACCAGGAAGACGTGACCGCCAAGGGTGGGACGATGCGCCTGGGCGCGTATCCCTGCCAGCTCACGGCCGGGTCGATCGCAGCGAAGGTCTACGGAAAGCGGAAGATCTCGGAGCGTCACCGTCACCGGTGGGAGTTCAACAACGACTACAAGGCCGAGTTGGAGAAAAAGGGCCTCGTCTTTTCGGGTCTTTCGCCCGACGGCGGGCTGGTCGAGGTGGTGGAGCTTCGCGACCACCCCTGGTTCGTGGCGAGCCAGTTCCATCCCGAGTTCAAGTCGCGCCCGCTCGACTGCCACCCGATCTTCCGGGAGTACGTGCGGGCCGCGCTCAACCACAAAACACGCGAGAAGGGGCACCAACCGCTCCTTCTGTCGAGTGTCGCCGCGGGCTCTCCCGTCCGGTAA
- the kdsB gene encoding 3-deoxy-manno-octulosonate cytidylyltransferase, with protein MSVAVIIPARYGSSRLPAKALADIGGKPMVVRVLERAREAKGVSRVLVATDDDQIRRAVEHAGGEAMMTAADHLSGTDRIAEVARGLDVDIVVNVQGDLPFLDPGYVEAAVEALNSAPAGAEPAALGTLATPLLEDEGEREQVVKVVCDRHGRALYFSRSPIPWGGGDGLRHIGLYAYRRDFLLELAEMKPTPLEKVERLEQLRVLENGHRIQVAQVEAQESMIEVDTPEDLRRVRQWLTARRESAAVRERNG; from the coding sequence TTGTCGGTCGCCGTCATCATACCAGCGCGTTATGGCTCCAGTCGTCTCCCGGCGAAGGCTCTCGCCGACATCGGCGGAAAACCGATGGTCGTACGAGTGCTCGAACGCGCGCGCGAAGCAAAGGGCGTCTCGCGCGTTCTCGTCGCAACGGACGACGACCAGATCCGGCGTGCCGTCGAGCACGCTGGTGGTGAGGCCATGATGACCGCGGCCGATCACCTCTCGGGCACGGACCGAATCGCCGAAGTCGCACGGGGCCTCGATGTCGACATCGTGGTGAACGTCCAGGGAGATCTTCCGTTCCTCGACCCTGGCTACGTCGAAGCCGCAGTGGAGGCGCTGAACAGTGCACCCGCGGGAGCGGAGCCGGCGGCGCTCGGAACCCTCGCGACCCCGTTGCTCGAAGACGAGGGGGAGCGCGAGCAGGTCGTGAAGGTCGTCTGCGATCGCCACGGCCGTGCGCTGTATTTCTCGCGCAGCCCCATCCCCTGGGGCGGCGGCGACGGCCTGCGGCACATCGGATTGTACGCCTACCGTCGCGACTTCCTCCTCGAGTTGGCTGAGATGAAGCCGACACCACTCGAGAAGGTGGAGCGACTGGAACAGCTACGCGTGTTGGAGAACGGTCACCGCATCCAGGTGGCACAGGTGGAGGCACAGGAGTCGATGATCGAGGTGGATACGCCGGAAGACCTCCGGCGGGTTCGCCAATGGCTCACTGCGCGACGAGAGTCGGCGGCGGTGCGGGAGCGAAATGGCTGA